GCAAGTTATTGCCATACATCAGTGTGGCTTGCAGGTTGCCCAAGTTGTAGTTACCCTTAAAGCCGTGCAGCGATCGTTGCGTGGCGGTGAACAGTTGAGAGGGACGGGAAAACTCGTCGGTTTTGTAATCTCCCCACATGAAGTAGTCCGAACCTGCATCCGGCACCGGAGAAGTGCGTTCAAACTTGAGGAACACACTGTCGATCGACGGTGTTAGGAAATCAACCGTAGAGCTATCACCATAGACAGGATAGACCTGATCGCAAAACTGATCGGCTCGGAATAAGCTGGTGGTGCCTGAACAGGTTTCGTTGAGGTTGCGTTGACTGTTGTAGGCTCCGGTAAAAAGCCAATCGCCTACAGTGCCGATCGCGAAGACCGCAGCGTTGGCTTCCACGGCGGTTCCGGTCAAATCATCCCGCAGAAAATCCCGAAAGCTGCCGTAGTAGTTTGTTCCCGCTGCCCCGATCCGCAGATTCAGGGTTCCGGAGACAAGGGCAGGCCGCAGGTTGGTGATGAACTCCACCGACGTGTAGACTTCCACAGGTGTGGACGGCGGTAGGGAAAATTTTGCTGCCGGAATTTTAGCGTTCTGCTGGGGTTGGATCACTCGATCGAGCCCTGCACGGATCCTCACCCTTTGGGGGATGAGATTGGCCTGCAAGTCCACACTGAACTCGCCATTGCGGGCCATAACTTGAAATCCGGCCAAATCCGTGTCGTAATCAGCTCCGATGAACTTCCCGGCGGTGGTGGTCAGCGTCACCAAGGCATCTTGGCTGATGGGGGTGCCATTGGCATCCAGAATGCGACCTGTTAAGCTAACCCGCGATCGGCCATCGGCGGGAATCCGCGAATCACTGCTGGGCTTCAGTTCGATCTGACTGGGGGGCAGGACGGTGGGAATCGCCGGTGCCGTTGGCGAGCTGCTGGGTACGGCTATGGGTGGATCCAGTGGAGGGCTTTGGGCTAGCGTTGCTCCGGCTGCGATCGGTTCCGTTGCGATCGGTTCCGTTGCGATCGATTCTGTTGTGGGCTGTGCTGTATCGTCGCTGATGGGGGCCAGCAGAGCGGCGGGGTTGGAACTGCCCCAATTTGCCTGTGCTTCCTCCAGGGAGACAGGTGAAGCCGTCGTCGCTTCCGATTGAGAGCCCAGGGGTCGATCGGTGGCTTGGGTTTGACCGACGGCAGGTTTGCTGGCGAAGCTAAGTGCGAAGGTGCCTAGGAGGCTGATCAAAACGGTAGAAGCCTTCATTATCGTCCCTCCCCAAAGGTGGGTGTGACCGCAAAATTCATCCGTGCGAGGCCACCGGGAGCCAGGTTGACCATGCGGGAGGTGCTGTTGTTTTCGATGCGGTAGAGATTGGGGGCGATCGTATAACCGGGCAAACTGGTTAGATCCAGCGTGCCGACGTGGGTGCCCGCCAGAACTTGGCTGAGCGAGAATAAACCATTGCTATCGGTGGTGACGCGATTACCGTCTTCCATGAACAGAACCGCATTGGGCACGCCCGGTTCTCCCGGCTGTTGCTGCCCGTCAAAGTTCTTATCCACAAAGACCCGACCAACGATCGTGCCGCAATCCGACAGAATCCCGCGCCGAATCTGGAGCTGGTGACTGGCCGTATTGCTGACATAGCGGCCTAGGGGATCGGTGCCTTCCGAAACAGCCAGGTTGCGACCATTGCCGCGTATGGCATCGGGGGTGACCAAGGCACCATAGACCAGCGATAGTGTTTGTTGCTGAGGAACGAGTGTTCCAGGATAGCGAAAGGTGACTACCCGACCGTTAACGGTTGTAGTGACATTCTCCAACGGCGTGAGGGGGCCGTTAGTATTACTGATGCCTGCCCGCACGGTATTGGGCAAAAATTGTAACCCTTGGGGTAACGTATCGGTGATTGTGATGTCATTGGCATTGGCGGAGCCCGTGTTGCGAATCAACAAGCGATAAATGACGGTATCGCCCGGTTCTGCCGCAACTCGATCGCCTGCTTTAATAATTTCTAAAGCAGGACGGTTGATGATGGAGACGATCGCAGGAACTTGAGTTGGGTTGGAATTAACGCCTACAGGACTAGGGCCATTCAGCGTTGTGCGAAAGTTAGCAGTGG
The Alkalinema sp. FACHB-956 DNA segment above includes these coding regions:
- a CDS encoding DUF11 domain-containing protein — protein: MNFPTHSLGKWWLCGFGLLISLLIGNWELPSHTAEVPITINNTATANFRTTLNGPSPVGVNSNPTQVPAIVSIINRPALEIIKAGDRVAAEPGDTVIYRLLIRNTGSANANDITITDTLPQGLQFLPNTVRAGISNTNGPLTPLENVTTTVNGRVVTFRYPGTLVPQQQTLSLVYGALVTPDAIRGNGRNLAVSEGTDPLGRYVSNTASHQLQIRRGILSDCGTIVGRVFVDKNFDGQQQPGEPGVPNAVLFMEDGNRVTTDSNGLFSLSQVLAGTHVGTLDLTSLPGYTIAPNLYRIENNSTSRMVNLAPGGLARMNFAVTPTFGEGR